In Bdellovibrio bacteriovorus, a single window of DNA contains:
- a CDS encoding polysaccharide biosynthesis protein, whose protein sequence is MEFANKVLLITGGTGSFGNAVLSRFLETDIGEIRIFSRDEKKQDDLRKKYKSNKLKFYIGDVRDFNSIASACRGVDFIFHAAALKQVPSCEFHPMEAVKTNVNGTENVLEAAIQAGVKRVVCLSTDKAVYPINAMGISKAMMEKVMVAKSRGLKDENIVISGTRYGNVMASRGSVIPLFVEQIKAGKPMTITDPHMTRFMMSLADAVDLVLYAFEHAKNGDIFVQKAPAATVDVLAKALRELLGVPQHAISIMGTRHGEKLYETLLSREEMASAQDLGDYYRVPPDLRDLNYGKFVDQGEVAISQSEDYNSHNTERLDVAGMKELLLKLDFIRAIREGRAANPEE, encoded by the coding sequence TTGGAATTTGCGAATAAAGTATTGTTGATTACGGGCGGAACTGGTTCATTCGGGAATGCGGTTTTATCGCGCTTCTTAGAAACAGATATTGGCGAAATTCGAATTTTTAGTCGTGACGAAAAGAAACAGGACGATCTTCGAAAGAAATATAAATCTAATAAATTAAAATTCTATATTGGCGACGTCCGTGACTTCAATAGTATCGCAAGCGCTTGTCGAGGCGTTGACTTTATTTTCCACGCTGCAGCTTTGAAACAAGTTCCCTCTTGCGAGTTCCACCCCATGGAAGCTGTAAAAACGAATGTTAACGGAACTGAAAATGTTCTAGAAGCGGCGATTCAAGCGGGAGTCAAAAGAGTTGTCTGTCTAAGTACAGACAAAGCTGTCTATCCTATCAATGCCATGGGAATTTCAAAAGCCATGATGGAAAAAGTTATGGTCGCGAAGTCGCGTGGTTTGAAGGACGAAAATATCGTTATTTCTGGAACCCGTTATGGCAATGTGATGGCGTCGAGAGGTTCGGTGATTCCTCTTTTTGTCGAGCAAATCAAAGCAGGAAAGCCAATGACTATTACCGATCCCCATATGACTCGTTTTATGATGTCACTGGCGGACGCTGTGGATCTTGTATTGTACGCATTCGAACATGCAAAAAACGGTGACATCTTTGTGCAAAAAGCTCCGGCTGCGACAGTAGATGTTCTAGCCAAAGCTTTGCGTGAGCTTCTAGGAGTTCCGCAACATGCGATCAGTATTATGGGTACTCGTCATGGAGAAAAGCTTTACGAAACACTTTTGAGCCGAGAAGAAATGGCCTCCGCTCAGGATCTGGGCGATTACTATCGCGTGCCACCAGATTTACGTGATCTCAATTACGGAAAGTTTGTTGATCAAGGTGAGGTGGCAATTTCCCAATCTGAGGATTATAACTCTCACAATACGGAAAGACTCGATGTTGCGGGCATGAAAGAGCTTTTGTTGAAGTTGGACTTTATTCGTGCCATTCGTGAAGGTCGCGCCGCAAATCCTGAGGAATAA